The sequence below is a genomic window from Bosea sp. F3-2.
GTCCCGGATCGCAGGATCCGGAGAAGACGGTTCGAACCATCTCGCCCGGTCGCGGCCCTTTCGGGTTCGGGAGCGGGGACAGGGCACCAAGCGTCGCTTTGCAGGGCGCCGGTGTCAACCGGGGTTCCAGGAAGCGGCATTTGCAACCGGCGGCGAGCCTTCAAAAGCTTGTCGCCTACCGGAGAGAGCCCAGTGGATAAAGCGGCAAAAAAAGATGCCGTCGCGTCGCTGAACGATGTGTTTGCGAACACGTCGGTCGTCGTCGTGGCCCACTATGCGGGCTTGACCGTGGCCCAGTTCCAGAAGCTTCGTCGCGAGATGAAGGCGAATGGCGCCACTGTTAAGGTCGCAAAGAACCGGCTGGCCAAGATCGCTCTTGAAGGCACCGACGTCGCGTCCATCAGCAAGCTGCTGACGGGTCCCACCCTGATCGCTTATTCCAACGATCCGGTCGCGGCGCCGAAGGTCGCCACCGCTTTCGCCAAGGAGAACGACAAGCTCGTCATCCTGGGCGGCGCGATGGGCACGACCGCCCTGAACCCCGATGGTGTCAAGGCCCTGGCCACGATGCCCTCGCTCGACGAACTGCGTGCCAAGCTGGTCGGCCTTATCCAGGCCCCGGCCACGAAGCTTGCGCAGCTCTCGACTGCGCCGGCTGCGAAGCTCGCGCGGGTGTTCCAGGCATATGCCGACAAGGATGCGGCCTGAACGGCCAGCTGATCCCGATATCGTTCGAACCTCTTACACGTAGGAACCCAAAATGGCTGATCTTACCAAGCTCGTCGACGAGCTGTCGTCGCTCACCGTTCTCGAGGCCGCCGAGCTCGCGAAGCTCCTCGAAGAGAAGTGGGGCGTTTCCGCCGCCGCCGCCGTCGCCGTTGCGGCTGGCCCGGCTGCTGGCGGTGGCGCTGCTGCCGCCGCTGCTGAAGAGCAGACCGAGTTCACCGTTGTCCTGGCTTCGGCCGGCGACAAGAAGATCGAGGTGATCAAGGAAGTCCGCGCCATCACCGGCCTCGGCCTCAAGGAGGCCAAGGACCTCGTCGAGGGCGCTCCGAAGCCGGTCAAGGAAGGCGTTGCCAAGGACGAGGCCGAGAAGCTCAAGAAGCAGCTCGAGGCCGTCGGCGCCAAGGTCGAGCTCAAGTGAGCTAGGGCCGGCTGATGCCGGTCCGACCGTAGTCACTATCGACAGTCCCGGGGCGGCTCACGCCTCCGGGGCTGTTGCGTCGTTTCCGCGCAGGTGCGCGGGAGTTGTTGTTGAAGTTCGCCGCAACCGTGCGGCGCGGCTTCGACGGAAATGCAGGGTCGGCGCGATGCGGCGCCGAACGGCTCACCCGGCGGCCTGGTGCCGTCCTTGCCCGGACCACCGGGTGAGCCGTCCGAAGAGATTGCGAGGAACAACATGGTCAATTCGCTCCAGGGTCGCAGGCGCGTCCGCAAGTTCTTCGGCAAACTCAAGGAAGTGGCGCAGATGCCGAACCTCATCGAGGTTCAGAAGGCGTCCTACGATCAGTTCCTGATGGTCGACGAACCCAAGGGCGGCCGCCCCGACGAGGGTTTGCAGTCCGTCTTCAAGTCGGTCTTCCCGATCGGCGACTTCTCCGGCGCCTCGCTGCTGGAGTTCGTGAAATACACCTTCGAGCCGCCGAAATACGACGTCGACGAGTGCCGCCAGCGCGGCATGACCTTCTCGGCGCCGCTCAAGGTGACGCTGCGCCTGATCGTGTTCGATATCGATCCGGACACCCAGGCCAAGTCGGTCAAGGACATCAAGGAGCAGGATGTCTACATGGGCGACATGCCGCTCATGACGGATAACGGCACCTTCATCGTCAACGGCACCGAGCGCGTCATCGTCTCGCAGATGCACCGTTCGCCGGGCGTGTTCTTCGACCACGACAAGGGCAAGACCCATTCTTCGGGCAAGCTGCTCTTCGCCGCGCGCATCATCCCGTATCGCGGTTCCTGGCTCGACATCGAGTTCGACGCCAAGGACATCGTCTATGCCCGTATCGACCGGAAGCGTAAGATTCCGGTCACCTCGCTGCTGTTCGCGCTCGGCATGGACGGCGAGGAGATCCTCAACCGCTTCTACAACACCATCGCCTACACCAAGGACGCCAAGGGCTGGCGCGTTCCCTATGATGCGGAGCGCATGAAGGGCTTCAAGGCCAACGAGGATCTGATCGACGCCGATACCGGCGAGGTCGTGGTCGAGGCCGGCAAGAAGCTCGTCGCCCGCACCGCCCGCCAGCTCGCCGAGAAGGGCCTGAAGTTCCTGCGCGCGCAGGACGAGGACCTCTATAGCCAGTACATCGCCGAGGATCTGGTCAACCCGGCGACGGGCGAGGTCTACGCCGAGGCCGGCGAGGAGATCACCGAGAAGCTGCTGAAGCAGCTGACCGACGAAGGCTTCGACGAGATCCCGGTGCTGGACATCGACCACATCACGGTCGGTCCCTACATCCGTAACACGCTCAATGTCGACAAGAACTCGCGCCGCGAGGAAGCCCTGTTCGACATCTACCGCGTGATGCGCCCGGGCGAGCCGCCGACCCTCGAGACGGCTGAGAACATGTTCCA
It includes:
- the rplJ gene encoding 50S ribosomal protein L10 translates to MDKAAKKDAVASLNDVFANTSVVVVAHYAGLTVAQFQKLRREMKANGATVKVAKNRLAKIALEGTDVASISKLLTGPTLIAYSNDPVAAPKVATAFAKENDKLVILGGAMGTTALNPDGVKALATMPSLDELRAKLVGLIQAPATKLAQLSTAPAAKLARVFQAYADKDAA
- the rplL gene encoding 50S ribosomal protein L7/L12, translating into MADLTKLVDELSSLTVLEAAELAKLLEEKWGVSAAAAVAVAAGPAAGGGAAAAAAEEQTEFTVVLASAGDKKIEVIKEVRAITGLGLKEAKDLVEGAPKPVKEGVAKDEAEKLKKQLEAVGAKVELK